In Bacillus weihaiensis, the genomic stretch GCGGATTAAATAGCATGCGTATGAATTTTTATATTCCTGTAACGAATTCTTCTGCTATTGAAGGTTTTAAACAAATAGCTGATTTAGGGATCACGACAACGTCTAATTATTTGGATAAAGGAAAATTAACCATTGATGAAGATAAATTGCGAGAAAAGATTCAAGAAAATCCAGAAGCTATCTATCAATTATTTAATGCAAATGGAACCTCTGAAGAAACAACAGGAATTGCAAAAAGATTGCGATCAACAATAAAAAGTACAATTAGCAATATCGAAGAAAGAGCGGGTAATGCCTTGAAAGTAAATAACCAGTTTACTTTAGGAAGAAACCTAAATCAAATCGACGATCAAATCGATCGATTTAATGACCGCTTAACTCAGATTGAAGATCGCTATTGGAGACAATTCACCGCAATGGAAAAAGCAATACAGAATTCAAATAACCAAATGTCTTATTTGATGCAGCAATTCTCATCGTAATAAAAGGAGTGTAATTTAATGGCAATCAACAACCCATACGCAGCCTATCAGCAAAATTCAGTCACTACAGCAACACCAGGTGAGCTTACTCTTATGCTTTATAATGGTTGCTTAAAGTTTATAAAACAAGCAAGTGTTGCGATTGAAAATAATCATTACGAAGAGAAAAATATCAACATCCAAAAAGCACAAAAGATTGTGACGGAGCTCATGGTGACATTAAATACAGATCAAGAAATCTCTAATAATCTCATGGTCATGTACGAATATATCAACCACCGTTTAACAGAAGCAAATATTCAAAATGATAGAGCCATTTTAGAAGAAGTAGAAGGCTTAGTTGTTGAATTTCGTGATACGTGGAAACAGGTCATTCAATTAAATCGTCAGCAGCAGCATCGACAAGGTGGACAGGCGTAGTGACTGCCATACAACAGGTTTACTCAATTACAGAGCAGCTGTTTCACTTACTCACAAAGCCTGTCGATAAAGATCAAAGAGAAGACCATATTAATAAAATTACGGAGCTGCTTGATGAAAGGGAGCAACATATTTTGCAGGTGAAAGCTCCTTTTTCTGCAGATGAGAAGAAGCTTTTTAATCAAGTTGTGGCATGGAATGAAACGATTGAGAAGAAGTTTGTTGTTCTCAAGCAGCAAATTCAACAGGATATGGTTCAGCTTAAAAAATCAAAATCCTCGAACCAACAATACACTAATCCTTATCAGCATGTCTCAACGTCTGATGGCATGTTTTACGATAAACGAAAATAGGTGAGGTACATGGTCTCTTTATCAAATGAGCAATATGAAATGATTCATTTTTATTACAATCTATTGAATACAATTGAAGAAGGCTTTGAGTATATTGTGTCTAGTTTCGATTCTTTTCAGGTAACAGAGGCTGAAACTATTTTAAAAGATATCCTCTCAGCGTTTTATCATGTTGACTCCTCAAACAAGGTATTTGAGACAGTGTTAAAAGAGGAAGAAGTTCTTATTGAGAAGCTGAGAAAATTTGACCAAGTGATCATGACAGTAGATGCAGATTTATCCATTTTTACTTCTTTTCAAAATAATCAAGAGCTTATCAAACACTCGCTAGCCCCATGCTTCATCGCTTGGAAAGAACTTGTTCAACATGAACTGAAACCATATATTATTCAATAAAAACTCGTCTAACCAGGCGAGTTTTTTTGGTTCTATAATAAATGTTGGGGTTTTTACACAATTTGAGTGCATAAAAAAAGCACGAAATCATCCAATTCTTTTATACTTGAGTTGACTAGAAACAAGTAAAGAGTGGAGATACGTGCATGAAGAATTCTAACATAAATTTACCTGGATTTGAAGAAGTGATAGTAAAGAATACCGAAATTTTTGAAGGGCATTTTTGTATTCATGTAGAAATGCCAGTCTTAGAACACTCATGTCCTGAATGTGGGAGTATAACTTCTAAAATTCATGATTATCGAATTCAAAAGATAAAACACTTAAAATTGTTTGAGAGACACACCGTTGTTTTTTATAGAAAGCGTCGTTATTCTTGCGTTTGTGGGAAAAGATTTCCTGAACAGAATCCCTTTGTTGACTATTATCAACGCTTATCGGTAGAGTTGAATCAAGCCATTAAGATTCGTAGTGTTAAAGGAAAAACCTTTAAAGAAACAGCTGAGATTTATGGTACATCCCCTTCTACCGTTGTACGTCGATTTGATGATCTGTCCCAAAATACTATTCAAGAAGATCCTAAAGAGCTTCCAAGGGCGATCGCTATAGATGAATATAAAGGGGATACGAAAGAAGGAAAATATCAGCTGATTATTGCTGATGCTGAAACGAGAGAACCTATTGATATATTGCCAAATCGATATAAAAAGACAATCAAGCAATACTTACATCAATACGGCTCAAAAGTAGAGTTTGTTGTGATGGATATGAGCCCATCCTTTAAAGCAGCTGTCCAGGAAGCACTAGGAAAACCAGTGATCGTTGCGGATCGATTCCACTTTGTACGATATATTTATTGGGCGCTAGATCGTGTGAGAAGAAGATTACAAACAAATTGGCATGATTACGACCGTAAAAAGTGTAAGAAAATGCGCTATGTATTCTACAAAAACTCAGAGAAACTAACCGAAGAAGACCGATGGTATTTAAAGCGATATGTAGGGTTTTCTGATGAACTAAAACGAGCTTATGAACTGAAAGAAATGTTTTCTAAGTGGTTCAGAAAGGCAAAAGAAAATGGTTTAGAGTCAATCCTCCAGACTAAAGAATTATTACTTGGATTTTATCAAGAGGTGGAAGAATCTCATATTCCAGAGTTCAAAAAAGCAATACGAACCCTCCAAAATTGGCAGGTAGAAATCTTAAATAGTTTTGCTTATAACTATTCAAATGGATTTTTAGAAGGAATAAACAACTTAACCAAAGTTATGAAACGAAATGCCTTTGGTTTTAGAAGCTTTAGTCGTTTTAGAGCCAAAATATTATTAACACATAAGTATAAAAAGGTGGCTGTTCACGTTGGGTAGGGTGAAGCAATAATCACTTCACCCCAACATTTGACGTTGAACCGTTTTTTTCTAATCTCCCCATCCTCCACATATACTCTTTACATACCTTCACCCACACTTCACGAATTTCCCTAAATTACATCAAAATTCACGAATTATTTAAAATTATTTTTCCGTTTAAGCAGGAGACAAGCAGGGAAATATAGAAGTAGTACTACATAGCTTTATCATAAAGGAGGAGTTCATACATGAGATATAACGTCCGAGGGGAAAACATTGAAATAACTCCAGCATTAAGAGAATATGCAGAAAAGAAAATTGGTAAGCTTGAAAGATACTTCGAAGAGTCAGTTGACGCGAATGTAAATATTAATTTGAAATATTATAATGATCAAGAGTCTAAAATTGAAGTAACGATCCCAATGACAGATCTTGTGTTACGTGCTGAGGAACATAACAAGGACATGTACGCAGCCATTGATCTTGTTGTAAATAAATTAGAACGACAAATTCGTAAGCATAAAACAAAAGTGAATCGTAAACTACGTGAGCAAGGTGGTGCTCCGAAGTTTATGTTCAGCAACTTCCAGTCCGAGGAAGTAGCTGTTCCTGACTTAGAAGATGAGGATGAAGAGGTTGTACGTACAAAGCGTTTCAATCTTAAGCCAATGGATAGTGAAGAAGCAATTCTTCAAATGGACATGTTAGGACATAACTTCTTCGTTTACACGGATTCAAAAACAAATCGGACAAATGTCGTGTATAAACGTAAAGATGGAAAATATGGCTTAATTGAGCCTCAGGTATAAGATAAGAAAGAGCTTAGGGGAATCCTAAGCTCTTTTCAAATTTCTCATAAATAAGTATTGACGAAAATTAAGAAAGCGATTACAATACATGTAACGGGTTACATAAGAAACACCTTTTTTTATTTCATTAGACTGTAACCGGTTACACATAAAACAACAGATTCAGTTGCATACTGTATTGAGGTGTAAAACATGACAACAATTAAACAAGTAGCTCAAGAGGCAGAAGTTTCGGTTGCAACTGTTTCAAGGGTTTTAAATAATAATGGATATGTAAATGAAGAAACACGTAAAAAAGTGCTTCAAGCAATAGAAAAATTAAATTATGTTCCTAATGCAGTGGCTAGAAGCTTATTTAAAAAGCAATCAAAGACGGTTGCATTAATAGTACCGAATATAACGAATCCTTTCTTTCCGGAAGTGGCTAGAGCTATTGAGGATGTACTTAGTAGCGAGGATTATACATTAATTCTTTGTAATTCAGATGATCAAGAAGAAAAAGAACAGAAGTATTTTGAGATGATGAAGCAAAAGTATGTGGATGGAGTCATTATTGCGACAAGTACAAAATCACCCACATATCTTGAAAAAAATGGAATACCTATTGTGGCAGTAGATCGCTATATTAATCAAAATATCCCATATGTTTCTGTAAATAATATTGAAGGAGCGAGAAAAGCCGTTCAGTATTTAAAAAATACAGGATGTAAGAGGATTGCTCATATTCGGGGCCCTGAGTATATTCACAACTCTGAAGAACGTTATCAAGGCTACTTAACAGTAGTTAAGGATGAGTCATGGTTCCATAAAGGTCTAGTTGTAAATGGTCGCTTTGATGCAGAAACAACGATGCGTGTAACGGAGGAATTATTAACATCGTACCCAGATGTTGATGGGATTTTTGCAGGGAATGATTTTATGGGGTTAAGTGTCATTAAGGCAGCGATTAAGCTAGGGAAGAAGATACCAGAGGAGCTTTCGGTAATTGGTTTTGATGGAATTAGCTTATCAAAATACACAAATCCTGAATTAACAACAATTGAACAACCAATATATGAAATTGGCTATAATGCAGCCAAATTGCTGTTAGATGTAATAGAGGGGAATGTGAGATCCACTTTCCATCATGAATTAGAGGTTTCCTTATATAAAGGTCAGTCAACGAAGTGATAGAGGTGAAGAAGATGAAGGAAGTAAAGATAACAGTCATTGGTAGTATAAATATGGATCTCGTTACGAAAACATCGGTTTCGCCTAAACAAGGTGAAACCGTTATGGGAGAATCGTTTTTCTCCGTACCTGGTGGA encodes the following:
- the fliS gene encoding flagellar export chaperone FliS — its product is MAINNPYAAYQQNSVTTATPGELTLMLYNGCLKFIKQASVAIENNHYEEKNINIQKAQKIVTELMVTLNTDQEISNNLMVMYEYINHRLTEANIQNDRAILEEVEGLVVEFRDTWKQVIQLNRQQQHRQGGQA
- a CDS encoding ISL3 family transposase; the encoded protein is MKNSNINLPGFEEVIVKNTEIFEGHFCIHVEMPVLEHSCPECGSITSKIHDYRIQKIKHLKLFERHTVVFYRKRRYSCVCGKRFPEQNPFVDYYQRLSVELNQAIKIRSVKGKTFKETAEIYGTSPSTVVRRFDDLSQNTIQEDPKELPRAIAIDEYKGDTKEGKYQLIIADAETREPIDILPNRYKKTIKQYLHQYGSKVEFVVMDMSPSFKAAVQEALGKPVIVADRFHFVRYIYWALDRVRRRLQTNWHDYDRKKCKKMRYVFYKNSEKLTEEDRWYLKRYVGFSDELKRAYELKEMFSKWFRKAKENGLESILQTKELLLGFYQEVEESHIPEFKKAIRTLQNWQVEILNSFAYNYSNGFLEGINNLTKVMKRNAFGFRSFSRFRAKILLTHKYKKVAVHVG
- the hpf gene encoding ribosome hibernation-promoting factor, HPF/YfiA family, with the translated sequence MRYNVRGENIEITPALREYAEKKIGKLERYFEESVDANVNINLKYYNDQESKIEVTIPMTDLVLRAEEHNKDMYAAIDLVVNKLERQIRKHKTKVNRKLREQGGAPKFMFSNFQSEEVAVPDLEDEDEEVVRTKRFNLKPMDSEEAILQMDMLGHNFFVYTDSKTNRTNVVYKRKDGKYGLIEPQV
- a CDS encoding LacI family DNA-binding transcriptional regulator, with the translated sequence MTTIKQVAQEAEVSVATVSRVLNNNGYVNEETRKKVLQAIEKLNYVPNAVARSLFKKQSKTVALIVPNITNPFFPEVARAIEDVLSSEDYTLILCNSDDQEEKEQKYFEMMKQKYVDGVIIATSTKSPTYLEKNGIPIVAVDRYINQNIPYVSVNNIEGARKAVQYLKNTGCKRIAHIRGPEYIHNSEERYQGYLTVVKDESWFHKGLVVNGRFDAETTMRVTEELLTSYPDVDGIFAGNDFMGLSVIKAAIKLGKKIPEELSVIGFDGISLSKYTNPELTTIEQPIYEIGYNAAKLLLDVIEGNVRSTFHHELEVSLYKGQSTK